One genomic region from Kineobactrum salinum encodes:
- a CDS encoding TonB-dependent receptor yields the protein MSLYSRRKQLALAVAMTVGLSTPVLAQQTSSAIRGNVTTAEGQVIPDARITVTDTRTGSQKVLTANSAGAFSLRGLQVGGPYRIEVSHSRGSRTLEDVYLSLGETANINLSLEQQQAMESVLVTASLDGSGRYGATGPAANFSLNDLESAPAINRDIKDLIRMDPRVYIDEAFSDSIQCVGANSRFNSLTLDGIRTNDNFGLGSNGYPTVRIPFSYDAISQVSVELAPFDVQYGGFTACNVNAVTKSGDNEFHGGVFYDYTSDSLRGDSLEGDDLTVGDFDEERYGFNIGGPLIRDKLFFFTAYEKLEGSSLFDRGPADSGAAVPVQGLSQDQYDEILDIARTLYDYEPGALVTSLPVEDEKLIARLDWRINDAHRASMVYNYNEGNIIRESDGDSDEFEFSDHYYDQVGELESYVASVFSDWTSAFSTELRLGTSDFEASVNPLGGTDFGEVQITTQNNGAEATVYLGADDSRHANKLKYSTDNFKLAGTYVTGDHVITGGFEMEELDVFNLFVQEAEGEYRFDSIEDFRNGTPSTIIYENASGSNDPSDGAARFSYRVNTAYLQDEYYHSSWDTQFTFGLRYDWYSSSDEPVENPLIEELYGFSNQQNLDGKDLLQPRFGFNWSVSDELEVRGGFGLYSGGNPNVWLGNNYQNNGIILKENQDRSGRSVFDIPFTGEGRPLYDVPQELFDAVARGEGRNGGINVLDPDFEIPSEWKYALGFTYTLPQDYVLMGDFMYAEKKDAAIIRDLSRTPTGATAPDGRPIYTSSNGRSEDFMLTNVDGDSGDSTSLSLAVSKSYDFGLDWTLAYAFTESTEVSPMTSSVAFSNYTSIAVADPENPGAHTSNYEIPHRFTLRVSFARDFIAGYTTRLTLFGSANEGRPYSYVFDGDLDGALGSSVGFMDQNLVYIPTLDDPNVVYADGFDRAAFDGLISSEGLKRGGIMGRNSINSDWWTKFDLKIEQEVPGFSADHRGKAFLIVENLGNLLNDDWGVMYEASYPRMQQLVRASINDQNQYVYEQFFDPARQTRVASASLWQLRLGLRYDF from the coding sequence ATGTCGCTCTACTCTCGTCGCAAACAGCTTGCACTGGCGGTCGCCATGACAGTGGGCCTGTCCACACCCGTCCTGGCCCAGCAGACTTCATCCGCCATCCGCGGCAATGTCACCACTGCCGAAGGACAAGTGATTCCCGACGCCCGCATCACCGTGACCGACACCCGCACCGGCAGCCAGAAAGTACTGACCGCCAACAGCGCCGGCGCCTTCTCCCTGCGCGGCCTGCAGGTAGGCGGCCCCTACCGCATAGAGGTAAGCCACTCCCGGGGCAGCCGCACCCTGGAGGATGTCTACCTGAGCCTGGGCGAGACAGCCAACATCAACCTCAGCCTGGAACAACAACAGGCAATGGAATCGGTACTGGTGACGGCCTCGCTGGATGGCAGCGGCCGCTACGGCGCCACCGGCCCGGCGGCCAACTTCAGCCTCAACGACCTGGAATCGGCCCCCGCGATCAACCGTGACATCAAGGACCTGATCCGGATGGATCCGCGGGTCTACATCGACGAGGCCTTCAGCGACTCCATCCAGTGTGTCGGCGCCAACTCCCGCTTCAACAGCCTGACCCTCGACGGTATCCGCACCAACGACAACTTCGGCCTCGGCAGCAATGGCTACCCCACCGTGCGTATTCCCTTTTCCTACGATGCGATCTCCCAGGTATCGGTGGAACTGGCGCCCTTCGATGTCCAGTACGGCGGCTTTACCGCCTGCAACGTCAATGCGGTCACCAAGTCCGGCGACAATGAATTCCACGGCGGTGTGTTTTATGACTACACCAGCGATTCCCTGCGCGGTGACAGTCTGGAGGGGGACGACCTCACCGTCGGTGATTTCGACGAAGAGCGCTACGGCTTCAACATCGGCGGCCCGCTGATCAGGGACAAACTGTTCTTCTTCACCGCCTACGAAAAGCTCGAAGGTTCTTCACTGTTCGACCGCGGCCCGGCGGATTCCGGCGCCGCCGTGCCGGTACAGGGCCTGTCGCAAGACCAGTACGATGAAATCCTGGATATAGCGCGCACACTGTACGACTACGAGCCCGGCGCCCTGGTCACAAGCCTGCCGGTGGAGGACGAAAAGCTTATTGCCCGGCTGGACTGGCGGATCAACGACGCCCACCGCGCCTCAATGGTCTACAACTACAATGAAGGTAATATCATCCGTGAATCCGACGGTGACTCGGACGAATTCGAGTTCTCCGACCACTACTATGACCAGGTCGGTGAACTGGAATCCTACGTCGCCTCCGTGTTCTCGGACTGGACCAGCGCCTTCTCCACCGAACTGCGCCTGGGCACTTCCGACTTCGAGGCCAGCGTCAATCCGCTGGGCGGCACCGACTTCGGTGAGGTGCAAATCACCACCCAGAACAATGGCGCCGAGGCCACCGTCTATCTCGGTGCCGACGATTCCCGCCACGCCAACAAGCTCAAATACTCCACCGACAACTTCAAGCTCGCCGGCACCTACGTCACCGGCGACCACGTTATCACCGGTGGTTTTGAAATGGAGGAGCTGGATGTCTTCAACCTGTTCGTGCAGGAAGCCGAAGGCGAATACCGCTTCGACTCGATAGAGGACTTCCGCAACGGCACCCCGTCGACCATCATCTACGAGAATGCCAGCGGCAGCAACGATCCCAGTGACGGCGCCGCCCGCTTCTCCTACCGGGTCAACACCGCCTACCTGCAGGATGAGTACTATCACAGCAGCTGGGACACGCAGTTCACCTTCGGCCTGCGCTACGACTGGTACAGCAGCAGTGACGAGCCGGTGGAAAACCCGTTGATAGAAGAGCTGTACGGTTTTTCCAACCAGCAGAACCTGGATGGCAAGGACCTGCTGCAACCGCGTTTCGGCTTCAACTGGTCGGTCAGTGACGAACTCGAAGTGCGCGGCGGCTTCGGCCTGTACTCGGGCGGCAACCCCAATGTCTGGCTCGGCAACAACTACCAGAACAACGGTATCATCCTGAAGGAAAACCAGGACCGTTCGGGCCGGTCGGTATTCGACATCCCCTTTACCGGTGAGGGACGCCCGCTGTATGACGTACCCCAGGAGCTGTTCGATGCAGTGGCCCGCGGCGAAGGTCGCAACGGCGGCATCAACGTGCTGGACCCGGATTTCGAGATCCCGTCGGAGTGGAAGTACGCGCTGGGCTTTACCTACACGCTACCCCAGGATTACGTGCTGATGGGCGATTTCATGTATGCGGAGAAAAAGGACGCGGCCATCATTCGCGACCTGAGCCGCACTCCGACCGGCGCCACCGCCCCCGACGGCCGCCCGATCTACACCAGCAGCAACGGCCGCTCCGAGGATTTCATGCTGACCAATGTGGACGGCGACTCGGGCGACTCCACCAGCCTGTCACTGGCGGTGAGCAAATCCTATGACTTCGGCCTGGACTGGACCCTGGCCTATGCATTCACCGAGTCGACCGAGGTCAGCCCGATGACCAGTTCGGTGGCGTTTTCCAACTACACCAGTATCGCGGTGGCCGACCCGGAGAACCCCGGTGCCCACACCTCCAACTATGAAATACCCCACCGCTTCACGCTGCGGGTGTCCTTTGCCCGCGACTTCATCGCCGGCTACACCACCCGCCTCACACTGTTCGGCAGCGCCAACGAGGGCCGCCCCTACAGCTATGTATTCGACGGTGACCTGGACGGCGCGCTGGGCAGTTCGGTCGGCTTTATGGACCAGAACCTGGTCTACATCCCCACCCTGGACGACCCCAACGTGGTCTACGCCGACGGCTTTGACCGGGCGGCTTTTGACGGGCTGATCAGCAGCGAGGGCCTGAAGCGCGGCGGGATCATGGGCCGCAACAGCATCAACAGCGACTGGTGGACCAAGTTCGATCTCAAGATCGAGCAGGAGGTACCCGGTTTCTCCGCTGACCACCGCGGCAAGGCCTTCCTGATTGTCGAGAACCTGGGCAACCTGCTCAACGATGACTGGGGCGTAATGTACGAGGCCAGCTACCCGCGCATGCAGCAACTGGTGCGCGCGTCCATCAATGACCAGAACCAGTATGTCTACGAACAGTTTTTCGACCCCGCCCGGCAGACCCGGGTGGCCAGCGCCTCGCTGTGGCAGCTGCGCCTGGGTCTGCGCTACGATTTCTGA
- a CDS encoding DUF2788 domain-containing protein, translating to MDQWLSDYGVTLGVGALIAFMVFIVWDLARRSNAGRFGTIILYIGLAMGILGFLLKVVITYLLENNGGA from the coding sequence ATGGATCAATGGCTGAGTGACTACGGCGTCACGCTGGGCGTCGGAGCGCTCATTGCCTTCATGGTATTTATCGTGTGGGACCTCGCCCGGCGCAGCAATGCCGGCAGGTTCGGCACTATCATTCTCTATATTGGCCTGGCGATGGGGATTCTCGGTTTTCTGCTCAAGGTGGTAATCACCTATTTGCTGGAAAACAACGGCGGGGCCTGA
- a CDS encoding cation:proton antiporter family protein, with translation MFEVICISFAFFFGLAVRQVGLPPLIGFLAPGFAINVFGSGLGLPTATNDILHYVAHLGVLILLFTVGLKLKLKQIARPQVVGGALLHFAITVALFAPGIRFFTGLDWNTALLIAMALAFSSTVLAAKLLETKRELGVFHGRTAIGILIVQDVIALVVLGVWSGQTPNLWALLVFALPLLRPLLYRLLDFAGHDELLVLMGMLLALVVGGMGFTAMGLSSEIGALLMGVLLANHPRAVELSESLWSLKEIFLVGFFLQIGMSGLPDLDALLFAVVMGLLLPLKGLLFFFLLVAFRLRARTSFLAALSLTAYSEFGLIVAAGVLPEWLVPLAIAVSVSFLVAAPLNRLAHPLFARWEHRLQRFERQTIHPDEQPSDLGDAQILVFGMGRTGTAAYDHLQQQGKLLAGLDADTYKVTAHQQAGRNVVFADAEDSNFWRTMDLAHIEAAILAMDDIEAKLVAARALRSKGFQGPIVSHALHEDHIERITAAGATHTYLTMQQAGMGLADRAVAALTVSDPAL, from the coding sequence GTGTTTGAAGTAATCTGTATCAGCTTTGCCTTCTTTTTTGGCCTGGCGGTACGCCAGGTGGGCCTGCCGCCGTTGATCGGTTTTCTCGCCCCCGGATTCGCGATCAATGTGTTTGGCTCCGGCCTGGGGCTGCCCACCGCCACCAATGACATCCTGCATTATGTGGCACACCTGGGCGTGCTGATTCTGCTGTTTACCGTGGGCCTGAAGCTGAAGCTGAAACAGATTGCCCGGCCCCAGGTGGTGGGCGGCGCCCTGCTGCATTTCGCCATCACCGTGGCCCTGTTCGCCCCCGGCATCCGCTTCTTTACCGGGTTGGACTGGAATACCGCGCTGCTGATTGCAATGGCGCTGGCCTTTTCGTCCACAGTACTGGCGGCAAAGCTGCTGGAAACCAAACGCGAACTGGGCGTTTTTCACGGCCGTACCGCGATCGGCATCCTGATTGTGCAGGATGTGATAGCCCTGGTGGTGCTGGGCGTCTGGAGCGGCCAAACCCCCAACCTCTGGGCCCTGCTGGTATTTGCCCTGCCGCTGCTGCGGCCGCTGCTGTACCGGCTGCTGGATTTCGCCGGCCACGACGAGCTGCTGGTACTGATGGGCATGCTGTTGGCACTGGTTGTCGGCGGCATGGGCTTTACGGCAATGGGCCTTAGCTCCGAGATTGGCGCGCTGCTGATGGGGGTGCTGCTGGCCAACCACCCGCGCGCGGTCGAGCTGTCGGAATCGCTGTGGTCGCTCAAGGAAATCTTTCTGGTCGGCTTCTTCCTGCAAATCGGTATGTCCGGCCTGCCGGATCTGGACGCGCTCCTGTTTGCGGTGGTCATGGGCCTGCTGCTGCCACTCAAGGGTCTGCTGTTCTTCTTCCTGCTGGTGGCATTCCGGTTGCGCGCCCGCACCTCCTTTCTCGCCGCGCTCAGCCTCACCGCCTACAGCGAGTTCGGCCTGATCGTCGCCGCCGGCGTACTACCCGAATGGCTGGTGCCACTGGCGATCGCGGTATCCGTGTCGTTCCTGGTGGCGGCGCCGCTGAACCGATTGGCCCATCCGCTGTTCGCACGCTGGGAGCACCGCCTGCAGCGCTTCGAGCGCCAGACCATACACCCCGATGAACAGCCCAGCGACCTCGGCGATGCCCAGATTCTGGTCTTCGGTATGGGCCGCACCGGCACCGCGGCCTACGACCACCTGCAACAGCAGGGCAAACTCCTGGCCGGGCTGGATGCCGATACCTACAAGGTCACCGCCCATCAGCAGGCGGGACGCAATGTGGTGTTTGCCGACGCCGAGGACAGCAACTTCTGGCGCACCATGGACCTGGCCCATATCGAGGCGGCCATCCTGGCCATGGACGACATCGAGGCCAAGCTGGTTGCCGCCCGCGCACTGCGCAGCAAGGGTTTTCAGGGGCCGATCGTGTCGCACGCGCTGCATGAAGATCATATCGAGCGCATCACCGCAGCGGGCGCCACTCACACCTATCTGACCATGCAGCAGGCCGGTATGGGACTGGCGGACCGGGCCGTGGCGGCACTGACAGTGAGCGACCCCGCGCTGTAG
- a CDS encoding endonuclease/exonuclease/phosphatase family protein codes for MRNWVILALTLMVATMTATTSHAADSTVRIASFNVSMEADNYVAAGATPTGDELFLQLADGRNSQIRNIAEIIQRTRPDILLLNEFDFSPDPERGVLPFLRHYLQRPQRGAEPIDYPFHYSAPVNTGIDSGLDLDRDGVASGRGQDAFGYGLFPGHYGMLLLSRYPLDTAGVRSFQHFLWRDMPGNLLQDIKDAQGDNWYTPEARQRLRLSSKSHWDIPVLIDGQRVHVLASHPTPPVFDGPEDRNGRRNHDEIRFWSDYISGGERAAYIHDDCGLRGGLRGEIFVLLGDLNASPLEGDGLKPAITGLLRHPLINSMALPTSTGGGEHSPGNPHAASHTASFRLRVDYVLPSTDGWQVDAAGVFWPTRDDPLRRLVSDRRTSSDHRLVWLDLVLSAPR; via the coding sequence ATGCGAAACTGGGTAATACTCGCCCTGACCCTGATGGTGGCGACAATGACAGCAACCACGAGCCATGCCGCGGACAGTACTGTTCGCATCGCCAGCTTCAATGTCAGCATGGAGGCGGACAACTATGTGGCGGCGGGGGCAACGCCCACCGGCGACGAGCTGTTCCTGCAGCTGGCCGACGGCCGGAATTCGCAGATCCGCAATATCGCCGAAATCATCCAGCGCACGCGGCCGGACATCCTGCTGCTGAATGAATTCGATTTCTCCCCCGATCCGGAGCGCGGGGTATTGCCCTTTCTGCGCCACTATCTGCAGCGGCCGCAGCGGGGCGCGGAGCCGATTGACTATCCCTTCCACTACAGCGCGCCGGTCAACACCGGCATCGATTCGGGCCTCGATCTGGACCGCGACGGCGTCGCCTCGGGCAGGGGCCAGGATGCCTTTGGCTACGGCCTATTCCCGGGCCACTATGGCATGTTGCTGTTGAGCCGCTATCCGCTGGACACGGCAGGGGTGCGCAGTTTTCAGCATTTTCTGTGGCGGGACATGCCGGGCAATCTGTTGCAGGATATCAAGGATGCCCAGGGCGACAACTGGTATACCCCCGAGGCCCGGCAGCGGCTGCGGCTGTCCTCCAAGTCTCACTGGGACATACCCGTGCTGATAGATGGCCAGCGGGTACATGTGCTGGCCAGCCACCCCACGCCGCCGGTGTTTGACGGGCCGGAGGATCGCAATGGCCGCCGCAATCACGATGAGATCCGCTTCTGGAGTGACTACATCAGCGGCGGCGAGCGGGCGGCCTATATTCATGATGACTGCGGCTTGCGGGGAGGACTGCGGGGCGAGATCTTCGTGCTGCTGGGAGATCTCAATGCCTCACCCCTGGAAGGCGACGGTCTGAAGCCCGCCATTACCGGGCTACTGCGGCATCCGCTCATCAACAGCATGGCGTTGCCCACCAGTACCGGGGGCGGTGAACACAGCCCCGGCAATCCCCATGCCGCCAGTCACACAGCCAGCTTCCGGCTGCGGGTGGACTATGTGCTGCCCTCCACCGATGGCTGGCAGGTAGACGCCGCCGGCGTGTTCTGGCCCACGCGGGATGATCCGCTGCGGCGCCTGGTCAGCGACCGCCGGACCTCCTCCGATCACCGCCTGGTGTGGCTGGACCTGGTATTGTCGGCGCCACGGTAA
- a CDS encoding DUF885 domain-containing protein: MYLNLLKITVCAGLLAVFVTACSREQAPAEPEPAAAPASPVSPETSIGQNAVSESVTAEFRTFLAENYAVDMAREPLTASYRGIKTNQDQWNSYSESHLQETREINEARLQQLAEFDRDALAPSDRLSWDLYKLDLERQLARDEFRHHLFVIQQFRGPHTMAPSSLINIHQVKDVADAEAYIGRLNNIENWFDEVIEQLEIRSEKNLLLADWQYPPMIEASRNVISGVPFTEEGGNSTLWEDFQAKVAALDIEQDSREQLLDEARRALVDVVQPAYEKLIAALEKQAENAPEADGVWKFTNGDAFYAERLRWFTTTDLTAEEVHQLGLQEVDRIHGLMREIMAQVEFEGELQEFFEFMRSDPQFYYPNTDAGREAYLTDARAAIDAIRPLLSEQFGLLPEAELVVKRVEAFREKSAGKAFYQGPPPDGSRPGIYYANLYDMTSMPTYQLEALAYHEGLPGHHMQRAISVELKGLPEFQRYASFTAYSEGWGLYSEELAKDMGMYEDPYSDFGRLALELWRACRLVVDTGLHNKRWTREEAIAYLLENTPNSETDSTKAIERYIAMPGQATAYLVGKLKIMELRERAREELGEQFDIRAFHDEVLKHGPVPMSLLEQNVERLIADTLAAKAD, from the coding sequence ATGTATTTAAATCTATTGAAGATCACAGTATGTGCGGGCTTGCTGGCTGTGTTTGTGACGGCCTGCTCCCGCGAGCAGGCTCCGGCCGAACCCGAACCTGCAGCGGCGCCTGCCAGTCCGGTGAGCCCGGAGACGTCCATCGGGCAAAATGCGGTCAGCGAATCGGTCACCGCAGAGTTCCGTACCTTCCTCGCAGAAAACTATGCGGTGGACATGGCTCGTGAACCCCTGACCGCGAGTTACCGCGGTATCAAGACCAACCAGGACCAATGGAATTCCTATTCCGAAAGTCACCTGCAGGAAACCCGCGAAATCAATGAGGCGCGGCTGCAGCAACTGGCGGAGTTCGATCGCGATGCGCTGGCCCCCTCCGACCGCCTGTCGTGGGACCTGTACAAGCTGGACCTGGAACGGCAGCTGGCCCGGGATGAGTTCCGTCATCATCTGTTCGTGATCCAGCAGTTTCGCGGTCCCCACACCATGGCCCCCAGCAGCCTGATCAATATTCACCAGGTCAAGGATGTTGCGGATGCCGAGGCCTATATCGGCCGTCTCAACAATATCGAAAACTGGTTCGATGAGGTGATCGAACAACTGGAGATTCGCAGCGAAAAGAACCTGCTGCTGGCGGACTGGCAGTACCCGCCGATGATCGAGGCCTCCCGCAATGTCATCAGCGGGGTGCCGTTTACGGAAGAGGGTGGGAACTCCACCCTGTGGGAAGATTTTCAGGCCAAGGTCGCGGCGCTGGATATCGAGCAGGACAGCCGCGAGCAGTTGCTGGACGAGGCCCGCCGCGCGCTGGTCGATGTGGTCCAGCCGGCTTATGAAAAGCTGATAGCCGCGCTGGAGAAGCAGGCAGAGAATGCGCCGGAGGCCGACGGGGTCTGGAAGTTCACCAACGGTGATGCGTTTTATGCCGAACGCCTGCGCTGGTTTACCACCACGGACCTGACGGCGGAAGAAGTTCACCAGCTCGGGCTGCAGGAAGTGGACCGGATTCACGGCCTGATGCGCGAGATCATGGCGCAGGTCGAGTTCGAGGGTGAGCTGCAGGAATTCTTCGAGTTCATGCGCAGCGACCCGCAGTTCTACTATCCGAATACCGACGCGGGGCGCGAGGCCTATCTGACCGATGCCCGAGCCGCCATTGATGCGATACGTCCCCTCCTGTCGGAGCAGTTCGGCCTGTTGCCGGAAGCCGAACTGGTGGTGAAGCGGGTAGAAGCCTTTCGGGAAAAGTCCGCTGGCAAGGCCTTCTACCAGGGGCCGCCGCCGGATGGTTCACGCCCGGGTATCTATTACGCCAACCTGTATGACATGACCAGCATGCCAACCTATCAGTTGGAGGCGCTGGCCTATCACGAAGGCCTTCCCGGCCACCATATGCAACGCGCAATTTCGGTGGAATTGAAGGGTTTGCCGGAGTTCCAGCGTTATGCCAGTTTCACGGCCTACAGCGAAGGGTGGGGGCTGTATTCGGAAGAGTTGGCGAAGGACATGGGGATGTACGAGGACCCCTATTCAGACTTTGGGCGCCTTGCCCTCGAGTTGTGGCGCGCCTGCCGTCTGGTAGTGGATACCGGCCTGCACAACAAACGCTGGACCCGCGAAGAGGCCATTGCCTACCTGCTGGAAAATACGCCCAATTCCGAGACAGACTCCACCAAGGCCATCGAACGCTATATTGCGATGCCCGGCCAGGCGACAGCCTATCTGGTGGGCAAGCTGAAAATCATGGAGCTGCGTGAGCGGGCCCGGGAAGAACTGGGCGAGCAGTTTGATATCCGCGCCTTCCACGACGAAGTGTTGAAACACGGCCCGGTGCCGATGTCACTACTGGAGCAGAACGTCGAGCGCCTGATCGCCGATACCCTGGCGGCGAAGGCCGATTGA
- a CDS encoding histone deacetylase family protein, which produces MAAPTDTVTVVYDERVLAHQPDTNAAFLPGRMDKRIRQIIAGLDVPWKYPEHPGRVTAIRSLLEQSPLPGLSWRSGRAATQEELAQVHTAHYLSDIFRLRGQNAWLDVDTTAVSPGSVEAAEVAAGCALEAVDAVMEGATETAFAVVRPPGHHAEPVRARGFCLFNNVAVAATHAQTEWGCQRVMIVDWDAHHGNGTQDIFWADPDVLFIDLHRAAPFYPGSGTLEEVGAGIGEGSTVNIPMPDGAGDLAYLKAFNDIIVPAADWFSPDLILVSAGFDPHRFDLALDVSYQGFGAMTGVLRQLARRHCQGRLVFVLEGGYNLESLANGVHAVLQVLTGGEVPPPLVRGMAEVEAAAAFHREAFLDTERN; this is translated from the coding sequence GTGGCAGCACCGACAGACACAGTCACCGTGGTGTACGACGAGCGCGTGCTCGCCCACCAGCCCGATACCAATGCGGCTTTCCTGCCGGGGCGCATGGACAAGCGCATCCGGCAGATCATTGCCGGACTCGATGTGCCCTGGAAGTATCCGGAGCACCCCGGTCGCGTAACCGCCATCCGCTCCCTGCTTGAACAAAGCCCGCTGCCGGGGCTCTCCTGGCGCAGCGGGCGGGCGGCGACACAGGAGGAACTGGCGCAGGTGCACACCGCCCACTACCTGAGTGATATCTTCCGCCTGCGCGGCCAGAACGCCTGGCTGGATGTGGATACGACGGCGGTATCACCCGGCAGTGTCGAGGCGGCGGAGGTGGCGGCAGGTTGCGCCCTGGAGGCCGTGGACGCGGTAATGGAGGGCGCTACCGAGACTGCCTTTGCGGTGGTGCGCCCGCCGGGACATCACGCCGAGCCGGTGCGTGCCCGCGGCTTCTGCCTGTTCAACAACGTCGCAGTAGCCGCGACCCATGCCCAGACCGAGTGGGGCTGCCAGCGAGTCATGATCGTGGACTGGGATGCCCACCACGGCAACGGCACCCAGGATATCTTCTGGGCAGACCCGGATGTATTGTTCATCGACCTGCACCGCGCAGCCCCGTTCTATCCCGGCTCCGGCACGCTGGAGGAAGTCGGGGCCGGCATTGGCGAGGGTAGCACCGTGAATATCCCCATGCCCGATGGCGCGGGTGACCTCGCCTATCTCAAGGCTTTCAACGATATCATTGTACCGGCGGCGGACTGGTTCAGCCCCGATCTCATCCTGGTTTCCGCCGGCTTCGACCCACATCGCTTTGACCTCGCCCTGGATGTGTCCTACCAGGGCTTCGGTGCCATGACCGGGGTACTGCGGCAGCTGGCGCGCCGGCACTGTCAGGGGCGCCTGGTGTTTGTCCTTGAGGGCGGCTACAACCTCGAATCCCTGGCCAATGGTGTGCACGCGGTGCTGCAGGTCCTCACCGGGGGTGAGGTGCCACCGCCCCTCGTTCGGGGCATGGCCGAGGTGGAAGCCGCCGCGGCGTTTCATCGCGAGGCCTTCCTCGACACCGAACGGAATTGA
- the imuA gene encoding translesion DNA synthesis-associated protein ImuA — MNEALEQVIRRSDTWRGRPHYIGGHHQSANNASHRTGLATGYRELDNALQQSGWPAATTIEVLSDGCGLGAMGLFLPAMETLSGQGRWQAFIAPPYTPYAPLLAARGIDTGQILLVHPQNREDLLWCTEQALRSSTCSAVFSWLGAAHYRYSELRKLQLAAAGGDTLAVLFRPQQAATENAPAGLRLQMREYRKVHILKQRGGRQQLDVNLSPADELPHQPQLWELPAWPANPATARAETVFGTA; from the coding sequence ATGAACGAAGCCCTGGAACAGGTCATCCGTCGCAGCGACACCTGGCGCGGTCGGCCCCATTATATCGGCGGACACCATCAATCCGCCAACAACGCATCGCATCGGACCGGCCTGGCCACCGGCTACCGGGAGCTGGACAATGCCCTGCAGCAAAGCGGCTGGCCCGCGGCCACCACGATTGAAGTACTCAGCGACGGCTGCGGCCTGGGGGCAATGGGCCTGTTCCTGCCGGCAATGGAAACCCTCAGTGGCCAGGGCCGCTGGCAGGCCTTTATCGCGCCCCCCTATACACCCTATGCGCCACTGCTGGCAGCCCGCGGTATCGATACCGGGCAAATCCTGCTGGTGCATCCGCAAAATCGCGAGGATCTGCTATGGTGTACCGAACAGGCCCTGCGCAGCAGTACCTGCAGTGCCGTTTTCAGCTGGCTGGGAGCCGCTCACTACCGCTACAGTGAGCTGCGCAAACTGCAGCTGGCCGCTGCCGGAGGCGACACTCTGGCGGTCCTGTTCCGCCCTCAGCAGGCGGCCACTGAAAACGCTCCTGCGGGACTGCGCCTGCAGATGCGCGAATACCGCAAGGTACATATTCTCAAACAGCGCGGCGGCAGGCAGCAGCTGGATGTAAACCTGTCACCAGCCGATGAACTGCCCCATCAGCCGCAGCTGTGGGAACTGCCCGCCTGGCCCGCGAACCCGGCCACCGCGCGAGCGGAGACAGTATTCGGCACTGCCTGA